One window of the Zea mays cultivar B73 chromosome 3, Zm-B73-REFERENCE-NAM-5.0, whole genome shotgun sequence genome contains the following:
- the LOC100284307 gene encoding transaldolase 2: MTGTVSKLAAPRPAAPPLRPASLRAAAIAFAPSPRRVRVSVAGRARIPSVIAMASAKEGNGAPTKKTSLHDLYELQGLSPWYDNLCRPVTDLLPLIASGVRGVTSNPAIFQKAISSSSAYDDQFKQLISGGKDAESAYWELVIKDIQDACSLFEPIYDETDGADGYVSVEVSPRLANDTQGTVEAAKWLHKVVNRPNVYIKIPATAECVPSIREVIANGISVNVTLIFSIARYEAVIDAYLDGLEASGLSDLSRVTSVASFFVSRVDTLIDKMLEKIGTPEALALRGKAAVAQAKLANRLYQKKFSGPRWEALAKKGAKKQRLLWASTGVKNPAYPDTLYIDSLIGPDTVNTMPDQALHAFIDHGTVSRTVDANVSEAEGVYSALEKLGIDWGEVGKQLELEGVDSFKKSFDSLLVSLQEKGNSLKTATV; encoded by the exons ATGACCGGCACGGTGTCCAAGCTGGCGGCGCCCCGGCCTGCGGCGCCACCGCTCCGGCCGGCGTCCCTCCGCGCCGCCGCAATCGCCTTCGCCCCCTCCCCGCGCCGGGTCCGCGTCTCCGTCGCCGGGCGGGCCAGGATCCCCTCCGTCAT TGCGATGGCTTCTGCCAAGGAAGGAAATGGTGCACCGACCAAGAAAACCTCGCTTCACGATCTCTACGAGCTCCAGGGCCTCTCCCCGTGGTATGACAACCTCTGCCGACCTGTCACCGACTTGCTGCCCCTTATCGCCAGCGGTGTTCGTGGAGTCACCAGCAACCCTGCA ATTTTCCAGAAGGCCATCTCATCCTCCAGCGCATATGATGATCAGTTCAAGCAGCTCATTTCGGGCGGAAAGGACGCGGAGAGCGCTTACTGGGAACTTGTTATAAAGGATATCCAAGACGCGTGCAGTCTTTTTGAGCCTATCTACGATGAGACCGATGGGGCTGATGGGTATGTCTCCGTGGAGGTGTCTCCTAGGTTGGCAAATGACACTCAAGGAACTGTTGAGGCCGCAAAGTGGTTACACAAAGTGGTCAACCGCCCCAATGTCTACATAAAGATCCCTGCTACCGCCGAATGTGTTCCTTCCATCCGGGAAGTTATCGCTAATGGCATTAGCGTCAACGTCACG CTTATTTTCTCTATTGCGAGATACGAGGCTGTGATTGATGCTTACCTTGATGGGCTAGAGGCTTCTGGCTTGAGCGACTTATCTCGAGTTACCAGTGTCGCATCCTTCTTTGTCAGCCGAGTCGACACCCTTATCGACAAAATGCTTGAGAAGATTGGAACACCTGAGGCACTTGCCTTGAGAGGGAAG GCTGCCGTCGCACAGGCCAAACTAGCAAATCGGCTCTACCAGAAGAAATTCTCTGGCCCGAGGTGGGAGGCGTTGGCCAAGAAAGGTGCCAAGAAACAGAGGTTGTTGTGGGCATCCACCGGTGTCAAGAACCCAGCTTATCCCGACACTCTTTACATCGACAGTCTCATTGGACCTGACACG GTCAACACGATGCCCGACCAAGCTTTGCACGCATTCATAGACCACGGCACTGTCTCGAGGACAGTTGATGCGAATGTGTCCGAGGCGGAAGGTGTATACAGCGCCTTGGAGAAGCTTGGCATTGACTGGGGCGAGGTCGGAAAGCAGCTTGAGCTGGAAGGTGTGGACTCCTTCAAGAAGAGCTTTGACAGCCTACTCGTGAGCCTACAGGAGAAGGGCAACAGCCTCAAGACGGCAACTGTGTAA